A portion of the Glycine max cultivar Williams 82 chromosome 10, Glycine_max_v4.0, whole genome shotgun sequence genome contains these proteins:
- the LOC100810331 gene encoding uncharacterized protein isoform X1, with product MPPLFRIFQIPTSLMDIITDLAMFITPLWIAVIVGVVVGWAWKPKWAFHPKDALLKFRSPRPSNPQNDTAFTFSTTSSSAREKDASASASASHLVTEYDLLHLWKLVEEKDGGPAWIQMMDRSTPTMRYQAWRRDPESGPPQYRSRTVFEDASPELVRDFFWDDDYRLKWDDMLIHASTIQECVLTGTMMVHWVRKFPFFCSDREYIIGRRIWDAGRIYYCVTKGVPCPSMPRHNKPKRVDLFYSSWCIRAVKSRKDDQLTSCEVLLFHHEDMGIPWEIAKLGVRQGMWGAVKKFDPGLRTYEKQRASGTALSPCARAAKINTKVTMDNVRSLENTISDLLETENQDSSDKPGGRNIPKLLIVGGAIALACTLDQGLLTKAVIFGVARRFAKMGGKRL from the exons ATGCCTCCTCTTTTCCGAATTTTTCAGATACCCACATCACTTATGGACATCATCACTGACCTCGCCATGTTCATTACTCCGCTTTGGATTGCGGTTATCGTCGGCGTCGTCGTGGGCTGGGCCTGGAAGCCCAAATGGGCCTTTCACCCCAAAGACGCTCTTCTCAAGTTTCGCTCCCCTCGCCCTTCCAATCCCCAAAACGACACCGCTTTCACCTTCTCCACCACCAG TTCCTCCGCGCGTGAAAAAGACGCGAGTGCGAGTGCGAGTGCGAGTCATTTAGTGACGGAATACGATTTGCTGCATCTGTGGAAGTTGGTTGAGGAAAAAGACGGAGGGCCGGCATGGATTCAGATGATGGACCGTTCTACCCCGACCATGAGATATCAAGCGTGGCGTAGGGATCCTGAG AGTGGACCGCCGCAGTATCGGAGCAGAACAGTGTTCGAAGACGCGAGTCCTGAGTTGGTGAGGGATTTCTTTTGGGACGATGATTACAGGTTGAAGTGGGATGACATGCTCATACATGCTTCCACCATTCAGGAATGTGTCCTCACTGGAACAATGATGGTGCACTGGGTGCGCAAG TTTCCCTTCTTTTGTAGTGACAGAGAGTATATCATAGGGAGGCGAATTTGGGATGCTGGACGAATTTACTACTGTGTAACTAAG GGAGTACCTTGCCCCTCCATGCCAAGGCATAACAAGCCTAAACgagttgatttattttattcaagctggTGTATTCGTGCAG TTAAATCAAGAAAAGATGACCAGCTGACTTCATGTGAAGTGTTGTTGTTTCATCACGAAGATATGGGCATACCCTGGGAAATTGCTAAGCTTGGAGTTCGACAGGGTATGTGGGGAGCTGTCAAGAAGTTTGATCCAGGACTACGGACATATGAGAAACAAAGGGCTTCTGGTACCGCTTTGTCACCCTGTGCACGTGCTGCTAAGATCAACACTAAAGTAACCATGGATAATGTGAGGTCTCTGGAAAACACGATCAGTGACTTGTTGGAGACTGAAAATCAGGATTCTTCTGACAAGCCAGGTGGAAGGAACATACCTAAGCTTTTAATTGTTGGTGGAGCCATTGCTCTTGCCTGCACTCTTGATCAAGGACTACTGACTAAGGCAGTTATATTTGGAGTAGCCCGAAGGTTTGCAAAAATGGGAGGAAAGAGGTTGTGA
- the LOC100810331 gene encoding uncharacterized protein isoform X2 codes for MPPLFRIFQIPTSLMDIITDLAMFITPLWIAVIVGVVVGWAWKPKWAFHPKDALLKFRSPRPSNPQNDTAFTFSTTSSSAREKDASASASASHLVTEYDLLHLWKLVEEKDGGPAWIQMMDRSTPTMRYQAWRRDPESGPPQYRSRTVFEDASPELVRDFFWDDDYRLKWDDMLIHASTIQECVLTGTMMVHWFPFFCSDREYIIGRRIWDAGRIYYCVTKGVPCPSMPRHNKPKRVDLFYSSWCIRAVKSRKDDQLTSCEVLLFHHEDMGIPWEIAKLGVRQGMWGAVKKFDPGLRTYEKQRASGTALSPCARAAKINTKVTMDNVRSLENTISDLLETENQDSSDKPGGRNIPKLLIVGGAIALACTLDQGLLTKAVIFGVARRFAKMGGKRL; via the exons ATGCCTCCTCTTTTCCGAATTTTTCAGATACCCACATCACTTATGGACATCATCACTGACCTCGCCATGTTCATTACTCCGCTTTGGATTGCGGTTATCGTCGGCGTCGTCGTGGGCTGGGCCTGGAAGCCCAAATGGGCCTTTCACCCCAAAGACGCTCTTCTCAAGTTTCGCTCCCCTCGCCCTTCCAATCCCCAAAACGACACCGCTTTCACCTTCTCCACCACCAG TTCCTCCGCGCGTGAAAAAGACGCGAGTGCGAGTGCGAGTGCGAGTCATTTAGTGACGGAATACGATTTGCTGCATCTGTGGAAGTTGGTTGAGGAAAAAGACGGAGGGCCGGCATGGATTCAGATGATGGACCGTTCTACCCCGACCATGAGATATCAAGCGTGGCGTAGGGATCCTGAG AGTGGACCGCCGCAGTATCGGAGCAGAACAGTGTTCGAAGACGCGAGTCCTGAGTTGGTGAGGGATTTCTTTTGGGACGATGATTACAGGTTGAAGTGGGATGACATGCTCATACATGCTTCCACCATTCAGGAATGTGTCCTCACTGGAACAATGATGGTGCACTGG TTTCCCTTCTTTTGTAGTGACAGAGAGTATATCATAGGGAGGCGAATTTGGGATGCTGGACGAATTTACTACTGTGTAACTAAG GGAGTACCTTGCCCCTCCATGCCAAGGCATAACAAGCCTAAACgagttgatttattttattcaagctggTGTATTCGTGCAG TTAAATCAAGAAAAGATGACCAGCTGACTTCATGTGAAGTGTTGTTGTTTCATCACGAAGATATGGGCATACCCTGGGAAATTGCTAAGCTTGGAGTTCGACAGGGTATGTGGGGAGCTGTCAAGAAGTTTGATCCAGGACTACGGACATATGAGAAACAAAGGGCTTCTGGTACCGCTTTGTCACCCTGTGCACGTGCTGCTAAGATCAACACTAAAGTAACCATGGATAATGTGAGGTCTCTGGAAAACACGATCAGTGACTTGTTGGAGACTGAAAATCAGGATTCTTCTGACAAGCCAGGTGGAAGGAACATACCTAAGCTTTTAATTGTTGGTGGAGCCATTGCTCTTGCCTGCACTCTTGATCAAGGACTACTGACTAAGGCAGTTATATTTGGAGTAGCCCGAAGGTTTGCAAAAATGGGAGGAAAGAGGTTGTGA
- the LOC100810331 gene encoding uncharacterized protein isoform X3, whose product MDIITDLAMFITPLWIAVIVGVVVGWAWKPKWAFHPKDALLKFRSPRPSNPQNDTAFTFSTTSSSAREKDASASASASHLVTEYDLLHLWKLVEEKDGGPAWIQMMDRSTPTMRYQAWRRDPESGPPQYRSRTVFEDASPELVRDFFWDDDYRLKWDDMLIHASTIQECVLTGTMMVHWVRKFPFFCSDREYIIGRRIWDAGRIYYCVTKGVPCPSMPRHNKPKRVDLFYSSWCIRAVKSRKDDQLTSCEVLLFHHEDMGIPWEIAKLGVRQGMWGAVKKFDPGLRTYEKQRASGTALSPCARAAKINTKVTMDNVRSLENTISDLLETENQDSSDKPGGRNIPKLLIVGGAIALACTLDQGLLTKAVIFGVARRFAKMGGKRL is encoded by the exons ATGGACATCATCACTGACCTCGCCATGTTCATTACTCCGCTTTGGATTGCGGTTATCGTCGGCGTCGTCGTGGGCTGGGCCTGGAAGCCCAAATGGGCCTTTCACCCCAAAGACGCTCTTCTCAAGTTTCGCTCCCCTCGCCCTTCCAATCCCCAAAACGACACCGCTTTCACCTTCTCCACCACCAG TTCCTCCGCGCGTGAAAAAGACGCGAGTGCGAGTGCGAGTGCGAGTCATTTAGTGACGGAATACGATTTGCTGCATCTGTGGAAGTTGGTTGAGGAAAAAGACGGAGGGCCGGCATGGATTCAGATGATGGACCGTTCTACCCCGACCATGAGATATCAAGCGTGGCGTAGGGATCCTGAG AGTGGACCGCCGCAGTATCGGAGCAGAACAGTGTTCGAAGACGCGAGTCCTGAGTTGGTGAGGGATTTCTTTTGGGACGATGATTACAGGTTGAAGTGGGATGACATGCTCATACATGCTTCCACCATTCAGGAATGTGTCCTCACTGGAACAATGATGGTGCACTGGGTGCGCAAG TTTCCCTTCTTTTGTAGTGACAGAGAGTATATCATAGGGAGGCGAATTTGGGATGCTGGACGAATTTACTACTGTGTAACTAAG GGAGTACCTTGCCCCTCCATGCCAAGGCATAACAAGCCTAAACgagttgatttattttattcaagctggTGTATTCGTGCAG TTAAATCAAGAAAAGATGACCAGCTGACTTCATGTGAAGTGTTGTTGTTTCATCACGAAGATATGGGCATACCCTGGGAAATTGCTAAGCTTGGAGTTCGACAGGGTATGTGGGGAGCTGTCAAGAAGTTTGATCCAGGACTACGGACATATGAGAAACAAAGGGCTTCTGGTACCGCTTTGTCACCCTGTGCACGTGCTGCTAAGATCAACACTAAAGTAACCATGGATAATGTGAGGTCTCTGGAAAACACGATCAGTGACTTGTTGGAGACTGAAAATCAGGATTCTTCTGACAAGCCAGGTGGAAGGAACATACCTAAGCTTTTAATTGTTGGTGGAGCCATTGCTCTTGCCTGCACTCTTGATCAAGGACTACTGACTAAGGCAGTTATATTTGGAGTAGCCCGAAGGTTTGCAAAAATGGGAGGAAAGAGGTTGTGA
- the LOC100810331 gene encoding uncharacterized protein isoform X4 — MDIITDLAMFITPLWIAVIVGVVVGWAWKPKWAFHPKDALLKFRSPRPSNPQNDTAFTFSTTSSSAREKDASASASASHLVTEYDLLHLWKLVEEKDGGPAWIQMMDRSTPTMRYQAWRRDPESGPPQYRSRTVFEDASPELVRDFFWDDDYRLKWDDMLIHASTIQECVLTGTMMVHWFPFFCSDREYIIGRRIWDAGRIYYCVTKGVPCPSMPRHNKPKRVDLFYSSWCIRAVKSRKDDQLTSCEVLLFHHEDMGIPWEIAKLGVRQGMWGAVKKFDPGLRTYEKQRASGTALSPCARAAKINTKVTMDNVRSLENTISDLLETENQDSSDKPGGRNIPKLLIVGGAIALACTLDQGLLTKAVIFGVARRFAKMGGKRL; from the exons ATGGACATCATCACTGACCTCGCCATGTTCATTACTCCGCTTTGGATTGCGGTTATCGTCGGCGTCGTCGTGGGCTGGGCCTGGAAGCCCAAATGGGCCTTTCACCCCAAAGACGCTCTTCTCAAGTTTCGCTCCCCTCGCCCTTCCAATCCCCAAAACGACACCGCTTTCACCTTCTCCACCACCAG TTCCTCCGCGCGTGAAAAAGACGCGAGTGCGAGTGCGAGTGCGAGTCATTTAGTGACGGAATACGATTTGCTGCATCTGTGGAAGTTGGTTGAGGAAAAAGACGGAGGGCCGGCATGGATTCAGATGATGGACCGTTCTACCCCGACCATGAGATATCAAGCGTGGCGTAGGGATCCTGAG AGTGGACCGCCGCAGTATCGGAGCAGAACAGTGTTCGAAGACGCGAGTCCTGAGTTGGTGAGGGATTTCTTTTGGGACGATGATTACAGGTTGAAGTGGGATGACATGCTCATACATGCTTCCACCATTCAGGAATGTGTCCTCACTGGAACAATGATGGTGCACTGG TTTCCCTTCTTTTGTAGTGACAGAGAGTATATCATAGGGAGGCGAATTTGGGATGCTGGACGAATTTACTACTGTGTAACTAAG GGAGTACCTTGCCCCTCCATGCCAAGGCATAACAAGCCTAAACgagttgatttattttattcaagctggTGTATTCGTGCAG TTAAATCAAGAAAAGATGACCAGCTGACTTCATGTGAAGTGTTGTTGTTTCATCACGAAGATATGGGCATACCCTGGGAAATTGCTAAGCTTGGAGTTCGACAGGGTATGTGGGGAGCTGTCAAGAAGTTTGATCCAGGACTACGGACATATGAGAAACAAAGGGCTTCTGGTACCGCTTTGTCACCCTGTGCACGTGCTGCTAAGATCAACACTAAAGTAACCATGGATAATGTGAGGTCTCTGGAAAACACGATCAGTGACTTGTTGGAGACTGAAAATCAGGATTCTTCTGACAAGCCAGGTGGAAGGAACATACCTAAGCTTTTAATTGTTGGTGGAGCCATTGCTCTTGCCTGCACTCTTGATCAAGGACTACTGACTAAGGCAGTTATATTTGGAGTAGCCCGAAGGTTTGCAAAAATGGGAGGAAAGAGGTTGTGA